Proteins found in one Mytilus edulis chromosome 2, xbMytEdul2.2, whole genome shotgun sequence genomic segment:
- the LOC139512584 gene encoding cyclic AMP-dependent transcription factor ATF-4-like isoform X1, which produces MASVPQAIGAEPQETWTNSWTCWTSDILEEKEQSLDWDLTQMLHTTPNTSMTSLRLDQKSSGPFDKEWNDMTMDMTDLKEIKKEGLSLEDMDMDFPLGIDMPVDAHTMSEDDFLDSFMDLSEFLLPEQPLEETEEVKNVIQIEPLSNTPFMVEPVPEDSVICEEVVSPVSVKRDIDDIDWHQYSDHDYVTKKPRLSPSPDTEVETSIIASTSTSKIINMKVTTDKKYRERRNKNNVASRRSRETRKMKFVNMEDEANRLVVKNAELRERIAEMEILAKEMKTLLVQKLAAK; this is translated from the exons GAAGGAACAGTCTTTGGATTGGGACTTGACACAGATGTTACACACAACGCCCAACACTTCCATGACTTCACTACGTTTGGATCAAAAATCAAGTGGCCCATTTGACAAAG aGTGGAATGACATGACCATGGACATGACcgatttaaaagaaataaaaaaagaaggcCTTTCCTTAGAAGATATGGATATGGACTTCCCTTTGGGTATTGACATGCCAGTTGATGCCCATACCATGTCTGAGGATGATTTCCTTGATAGCTTCATGGATCTGTCAGAATTCCTGTTACCA GAACAACCATTAGAGGAAACGGAGGAGGTAAAGAATGTTATACAAATAGAACCCTTATCCAATACTCCTTTCATGGTTGAACCAGTACCAGAGGATTCAGTCATCTGTGAAGAAGTGGTATCTCCAGTGTCTGTGAAGCGTGACATTGATGACATAGACTGGCATCAATACAGTGATCATGACTATGTCACCAAGAAACCACGCCTCTCTCCTTCACCTGATACTGAGGTAGAAACTTCTATAATAGCATCCACTTCAACATCAAAGATCATCAATATGAAAGTCACTACAGATAAAAAGTACCGTGAGAGAAGAAACAAGAATAATGTTGCTTCAAGAAGATCAAGAGAAACCAGAAAGATGAAATTTGTTAATATGGAAGATGAAGCAAATCGTTTAGTTGTTAAAAATGCAGAATTGAGAGAAAGAATTGCAGAAATGGAAATATTGGCTAAAGAAATGAAAACTTTGCTTGTACAAAAGTTAGCAGCAAAGTAA
- the LOC139512584 gene encoding transcription factor zip-2-like isoform X2, which translates to MKFCRSRSCNVNFIFSEWNDMTMDMTDLKEIKKEGLSLEDMDMDFPLGIDMPVDAHTMSEDDFLDSFMDLSEFLLPEQPLEETEEVKNVIQIEPLSNTPFMVEPVPEDSVICEEVVSPVSVKRDIDDIDWHQYSDHDYVTKKPRLSPSPDTEVETSIIASTSTSKIINMKVTTDKKYRERRNKNNVASRRSRETRKMKFVNMEDEANRLVVKNAELRERIAEMEILAKEMKTLLVQKLAAK; encoded by the exons ATGAAGTTTTGCAGGAGCAGATcatgtaatgttaatttcatattttcagaGTGGAATGACATGACCATGGACATGACcgatttaaaagaaataaaaaaagaaggcCTTTCCTTAGAAGATATGGATATGGACTTCCCTTTGGGTATTGACATGCCAGTTGATGCCCATACCATGTCTGAGGATGATTTCCTTGATAGCTTCATGGATCTGTCAGAATTCCTGTTACCA GAACAACCATTAGAGGAAACGGAGGAGGTAAAGAATGTTATACAAATAGAACCCTTATCCAATACTCCTTTCATGGTTGAACCAGTACCAGAGGATTCAGTCATCTGTGAAGAAGTGGTATCTCCAGTGTCTGTGAAGCGTGACATTGATGACATAGACTGGCATCAATACAGTGATCATGACTATGTCACCAAGAAACCACGCCTCTCTCCTTCACCTGATACTGAGGTAGAAACTTCTATAATAGCATCCACTTCAACATCAAAGATCATCAATATGAAAGTCACTACAGATAAAAAGTACCGTGAGAGAAGAAACAAGAATAATGTTGCTTCAAGAAGATCAAGAGAAACCAGAAAGATGAAATTTGTTAATATGGAAGATGAAGCAAATCGTTTAGTTGTTAAAAATGCAGAATTGAGAGAAAGAATTGCAGAAATGGAAATATTGGCTAAAGAAATGAAAACTTTGCTTGTACAAAAGTTAGCAGCAAAGTAA